In Bacillus sp. Marseille-Q1617, a genomic segment contains:
- a CDS encoding UDP-N-acetylmuramoyl-tripeptide--D-alanyl-D-alanine ligase, with the protein MKVLQLKSVIQTVGGQLVLGSDDLLVKDAVIYHLHGVSRSHTIIFLDRRKPFDHEEIEHLQPYVIISDARDCKERYTEAFAVIEVDNIRRAIFAFADFYRRLWNIPIIAITGTNGKTTTKDMIVHILKKQYSVQFTKRSRNAPRKSFEYLMGINEDTDVGVFETGLGSPGNLRYHCDIFQPTIGIITNIGVFHLDKCKTMENYIEAKGEIIEGLKNKGTLLVNADDENIATLPLKDYKGKLVSFGKSAAADLRAADIHIGSNQTRFTMTYKSKAYSVVLPCLGEHQAYNAMAAIGAVLEAGMDLESAIEALRSFSVLEKHIQLKQGIKGSTIIDDSWSLTPGALKEALKVLQSVADGRKKILLIGNIGRLGDYTKKTHEEVGDMIAEQDIDVLVTYGHNAMYAARRVADRNKDIQVHACLDVEDVYHKVSSLLSHESLMLYKCSNTDDDLMTLKEHFLMNH; encoded by the coding sequence ATGAAAGTTTTACAACTGAAGAGCGTAATTCAGACAGTCGGAGGACAATTAGTGCTTGGTTCGGATGATCTATTGGTGAAAGACGCAGTCATTTATCACCTCCATGGAGTCAGCAGGAGTCACACAATCATCTTTTTAGACAGAAGGAAGCCATTCGATCATGAAGAAATCGAGCATCTGCAGCCATATGTCATCATCAGTGATGCAAGGGATTGTAAAGAGAGATATACAGAAGCGTTTGCTGTGATTGAAGTGGACAATATTAGAAGGGCCATATTTGCCTTTGCTGATTTTTATAGAAGATTATGGAACATTCCCATCATTGCCATCACCGGAACGAATGGGAAGACTACGACAAAGGACATGATTGTTCATATCCTTAAAAAACAATATTCCGTTCAATTCACCAAAAGGAGCAGAAATGCGCCGAGAAAGTCCTTTGAATATCTGATGGGAATTAATGAAGACACAGACGTTGGAGTCTTTGAAACAGGTTTGGGATCCCCCGGGAACCTGCGGTATCATTGTGATATTTTCCAGCCTACGATCGGAATCATCACCAACATAGGAGTCTTTCATTTGGACAAATGCAAAACAATGGAAAATTATATTGAAGCAAAGGGAGAAATCATAGAAGGGTTAAAGAATAAAGGAACGTTACTGGTGAATGCAGATGATGAAAATATAGCCACCCTTCCTTTAAAGGATTATAAGGGGAAGCTGGTTTCCTTCGGGAAATCGGCAGCTGCCGACTTGAGAGCTGCTGATATACACATCGGTTCAAATCAAACGAGATTCACTATGACGTATAAAAGCAAAGCATATTCGGTGGTCCTGCCTTGTCTGGGAGAACATCAGGCTTATAATGCCATGGCTGCGATCGGAGCTGTACTGGAAGCTGGTATGGATCTCGAGTCAGCCATCGAAGCATTGAGGTCGTTCAGTGTGCTCGAAAAACATATTCAATTGAAGCAGGGGATAAAGGGTTCCACCATCATTGATGATTCTTGGAGTTTAACACCCGGAGCATTAAAGGAAGCATTGAAGGTACTGCAATCCGTTGCAGACGGCAGGAAAAAAATCTTACTGATTGGAAATATCGGCAGATTGGGCGATTATACTAAAAAAACTCATGAGGAAGTGGGGGACATGATCGCAGAACAAGACATCGATGTTCTGGTGACATATGGACATAACGCCATGTATGCAGCCCGAAGAGTGGCGGATAGAAACAAGGACATCCAAGTACATGCATGTCTGGATGTAGAAGACGTCTACCATAAAGTCTCTTCATTATTATCCCATGAGAGCTTAATGCTTTATAAGTGTTCAAATACAGACGATGATTTAATGACACTTAAGGAACATTTCTTAATGAACCATTAA
- a CDS encoding UDP-N-acetylmuramoyl-tripeptide--D-alanyl-D-alanine ligase, with translation MKPLPLREIMGVINGELVYGDDNFIVKDAMVSHLHRIKMRNTLIFLRKNEAFHVNKVIRYSPYIIVTDKSDEEMKASEAAGIVRVENVDDAFWAFTRYYRNLFDLPIVAITGTCGKTTTKEILSHLLSSTHSIQSTIRSRNATRKSFQYLMGIDETTDAAVFETGLRGPGNLHYHCQVFQPTIGILTTIGVDHLDKCKTLDGYIKAKSEIVKGVSKGGTLILNSEDENTKKVSLSGFSGQIIYCGTSKRADYRAADIVYGRKGMSFTLHHKNKTYRMYIPGFGKHQIYNALFALAAAHKIGLSLRKASMRLRTFKNLERHLQVEKGIMASTIIDDTWSTNPTSISAAIEVLERLGNDRKSVLVLGNIAYLGKQEKKIYHDLGKLIASKKIDTLIAVGKNTKQVADQAQKDGFEGKVYTADSPAHIKKYVANLLDEKTVLMIKGSMMDTELIRLASSFKADG, from the coding sequence ATGAAACCTCTGCCACTGCGAGAAATAATGGGTGTGATAAATGGAGAGCTCGTATATGGAGATGACAATTTCATCGTGAAGGATGCGATGGTCTCCCATCTGCACAGAATAAAAATGAGAAACACGTTAATATTCTTAAGAAAAAACGAAGCCTTTCACGTTAACAAGGTGATTAGATACTCGCCTTATATTATCGTAACGGATAAAAGTGATGAAGAAATGAAGGCTAGTGAAGCCGCAGGTATCGTAAGAGTTGAAAATGTAGATGATGCATTCTGGGCGTTCACCCGCTATTACCGAAATCTATTTGATCTGCCGATCGTGGCCATTACGGGCACTTGTGGAAAAACCACCACCAAAGAGATTCTTTCCCACCTTTTATCTTCTACACATTCCATCCAATCCACCATCAGAAGCAGGAATGCCACCAGAAAATCCTTTCAATATCTTATGGGCATCGATGAAACCACGGATGCTGCAGTATTTGAAACCGGTCTGCGCGGTCCCGGGAACCTTCATTATCATTGCCAAGTATTTCAACCTACAATCGGAATCCTCACAACAATCGGTGTCGACCACCTGGATAAGTGCAAGACGTTAGACGGGTACATCAAAGCAAAATCCGAGATTGTCAAAGGTGTCAGTAAGGGCGGCACCCTCATCTTAAACAGCGAGGATGAAAACACAAAGAAAGTATCTTTATCAGGATTCTCCGGGCAGATCATATATTGCGGTACAAGCAAACGCGCGGATTACCGAGCCGCTGACATTGTTTATGGAAGGAAAGGAATGTCATTTACACTTCATCATAAAAACAAAACGTACAGGATGTATATACCGGGCTTTGGAAAACATCAGATATATAATGCGCTGTTCGCTCTTGCAGCTGCCCATAAAATCGGACTGAGCCTTAGGAAGGCTTCAATGCGACTGAGGACATTTAAAAATCTTGAACGGCATTTGCAGGTTGAAAAAGGTATTATGGCATCTACGATCATTGATGATACGTGGAGTACAAACCCCACATCCATCAGTGCAGCCATTGAAGTACTTGAAAGGCTGGGAAATGATAGAAAAAGTGTATTGGTATTAGGTAATATTGCCTATTTAGGGAAGCAGGAGAAGAAAATTTATCATGATTTAGGAAAATTAATTGCATCTAAGAAAATCGACACCTTGATTGCTGTAGGAAAGAATACAAAGCAGGTAGCGGATCAGGCTCAAAAGGATGGGTTCGAAGGGAAAGTATATACAGCAGATTCTCCTGCACACATTAAAAAGTATGTAGCAAATCTGTTGGATGAAAAAACCGTATTAATGATCAAAGGATCGATGATGGATACGGAGTTAATAAGGCTTGCAAGCTCCTTTAAAGCGGATGGATAA
- a CDS encoding C40 family peptidase → MKKLMTTAVCTVALTFSSVSIPPVQQANAETASQQPEVEQKADNIISTAKSLIGKATYERYVYNPPHQFGCSGFIYYAFKQNGIDLATRDTNVQAQLGEYVPKDQLQKGDLVFFDSNPNDNDPVTHNGIYIGDNKIIHMADEENDILISDLDGKDYYKNNYKTARRVLPSFMYDEATSSTAEKVVEIAEGLIGKASYGTPYNEETLTFNGAGLTYYTYKQVGIDLKSKTASEQSKLGEPVKRQDLQKGDLVFLSNNSSNGKIVHVGVYAGNDQIVHAAGSDSGIKKSVILNGYYDEHYVTARRVIDVDAAATEDTAENTETQTPSASQEKPETETDVQPETPAAKPETETDVQAEKPAETPSESDVQPQAPADKPENTEDKPAAPQNKGTEVSGLAEDLMGKAQYGRSYDESTMSFNSAGLAYYVFKQNGIDLQDKTAAGQSTKGQYVSKSQLKEGDLVFFSNSSSDGEIVNTAIYAGNNEVIMSAGKTLGVVKRNLDRSWYQENYVTARRIIE, encoded by the coding sequence ATGAAGAAATTAATGACAACCGCGGTATGCACAGTTGCTTTAACGTTCAGCTCTGTGTCAATTCCGCCTGTGCAGCAAGCAAATGCAGAAACAGCTTCCCAGCAGCCTGAAGTAGAGCAGAAAGCTGATAATATTATTTCAACTGCAAAAAGCTTAATTGGTAAAGCGACATACGAACGATATGTTTACAACCCGCCGCATCAATTTGGCTGCAGTGGATTCATATACTATGCCTTCAAACAAAACGGTATCGACCTTGCAACAAGGGATACAAACGTACAGGCACAATTGGGTGAGTATGTACCAAAGGATCAGCTTCAAAAGGGAGATCTTGTGTTCTTCGATTCAAACCCGAATGATAACGACCCGGTTACTCACAATGGGATTTATATCGGAGATAACAAAATCATTCATATGGCAGACGAAGAGAATGATATTCTGATCTCTGATTTAGACGGTAAGGATTATTATAAGAATAATTATAAAACTGCACGACGTGTGCTTCCTTCCTTTATGTATGATGAAGCAACTTCATCCACTGCAGAAAAGGTAGTTGAAATAGCAGAAGGGTTAATCGGGAAAGCTTCTTACGGCACTCCTTACAATGAAGAAACATTGACTTTCAATGGTGCAGGACTGACTTATTATACGTATAAGCAGGTAGGGATTGACCTTAAATCAAAAACAGCAAGTGAACAGTCAAAACTTGGAGAACCTGTTAAACGTCAAGATCTTCAAAAAGGTGACCTTGTATTCCTTTCAAATAATTCAAGTAACGGAAAGATTGTTCATGTAGGTGTATATGCGGGGAATGATCAAATTGTTCACGCTGCCGGTTCTGATTCCGGAATCAAGAAGAGCGTTATTCTTAACGGCTACTACGATGAACATTATGTTACTGCGCGCCGCGTGATTGACGTGGATGCGGCGGCTACAGAAGATACAGCCGAAAATACTGAAACTCAAACACCATCTGCTTCTCAGGAAAAGCCTGAAACAGAGACGGATGTTCAACCAGAAACACCTGCAGCAAAGCCTGAAACAGAAACGGATGTTCAAGCAGAGAAGCCGGCAGAAACACCATCAGAATCGGATGTTCAGCCACAAGCTCCAGCAGATAAACCGGAAAACACTGAAGACAAGCCTGCTGCTCCTCAAAATAAAGGTACTGAGGTTTCAGGGCTTGCAGAAGATTTAATGGGCAAAGCTCAGTATGGACGTTCTTATGATGAAAGCACAATGAGTTTTAACAGTGCAGGACTCGCTTACTATGTGTTTAAACAGAACGGCATCGACCTTCAGGATAAAACAGCAGCCGGGCAGTCGACAAAAGGCCAGTACGTTTCGAAATCTCAATTGAAGGAAGGGGACCTCGTGTTCTTCTCAAATTCTTCAAGTGACGGTGAAATCGTTAATACTGCCATCTACGCAGGCAACAATGAAGTGATCATGTCCGCCGGTAAGACTTTAGGTGTTGTAAAACGAAACTTGGATAGAAGCTGGTATCAAGAAAATTATGTGACAGCTCGCAGAATCATTGAATAG
- a CDS encoding LTA synthase family protein — MRSEMRAGKLTFFFTVVILFWLKTYAVYLAEFNLGIQNFMQQFLLFFNPLSSALFFFAFALFWKGRGRYIAFIVINLLMSFVLYANVVYYRFFNDFITVPVILQAKTNNGLGGSAVELINPIDLLYFLDLFIIIGLMILKKVKPQEKLRFRSVFAVMTSAVLVFLLNLGLANIDRPELLTRSFDRNYLVKYLGTHNFTIYDVVQNSKTQAKRAMADSNEVSEVENFVQANKAAPNPDAFGKAEGKNVIYISMESLQSFMIGRELNGQEVTPFLNSLVENKDAMYFDNFFHQTGQGKTSDSEFIIENSLYPLPQGAVFMTHANNTYQSAPAILKDKGYTSAVFHGNYKTFWNRSEMYRSMGYDKFFDATYYDMSNPEEQLPYGLKDKPFFEDSIPMLESLKQPFYTKFLTLSNHFPFDRHEEDTDFPTAETGNGVVDRYFQTSHYMDQQLEAFVNDLKEKGLYDNTMIVLYGDHYGISDNHKKAMSEILGKEVNDYESAQLQRVPLFILNSGAEGGVNHTYGGQIDLRPTVMHLLGQETKDYLSFGQDLLSEERKQIVPFRNGDVISDKYSNIKGVCYDNETGKPVEEDNEEANKACEDISKDAQKRLELSDKVVYEDLLRFHKPEGYTPIDRKDYQYVNPNPKSTENPEAKHEENHE; from the coding sequence ATGCGCAGTGAGATGCGTGCTGGGAAGTTGACTTTCTTCTTTACAGTTGTCATTTTATTCTGGCTTAAAACGTATGCCGTCTACTTGGCGGAATTCAACCTTGGAATTCAAAATTTCATGCAGCAATTCTTACTATTCTTTAACCCGCTGAGTTCAGCACTATTTTTCTTTGCATTTGCTCTTTTCTGGAAAGGCAGAGGACGATATATTGCATTTATCGTCATTAACTTATTGATGTCTTTCGTATTATATGCAAACGTCGTGTACTACCGTTTCTTTAATGATTTCATTACAGTTCCGGTTATTCTTCAGGCAAAAACGAATAACGGACTCGGCGGAAGTGCCGTTGAGTTAATCAATCCTATAGACCTTCTTTACTTCCTGGATCTGTTCATCATTATTGGATTAATGATCCTGAAGAAAGTAAAGCCGCAGGAAAAGCTGCGTTTCCGTTCAGTATTCGCGGTCATGACTTCTGCAGTTCTTGTTTTCTTATTGAACCTTGGACTTGCAAATATTGATCGTCCGGAGTTATTGACTCGAAGCTTTGACCGTAACTACCTGGTAAAATATTTAGGAACACACAACTTTACAATCTATGATGTCGTTCAAAACTCTAAGACACAAGCGAAACGTGCTATGGCCGACAGCAATGAGGTATCAGAGGTAGAGAACTTTGTGCAAGCAAACAAAGCGGCTCCAAACCCTGATGCCTTCGGTAAAGCTGAAGGTAAAAACGTCATTTATATTTCTATGGAATCCCTGCAGTCATTCATGATTGGCAGAGAGTTGAATGGTCAGGAAGTTACACCGTTCCTGAATTCTTTAGTTGAAAATAAAGATGCCATGTACTTTGATAACTTCTTCCATCAGACTGGTCAGGGTAAAACATCCGACTCAGAGTTCATCATCGAAAACTCATTATACCCGCTTCCACAGGGTGCAGTTTTCATGACACATGCAAATAACACGTATCAATCTGCTCCTGCTATCTTAAAGGATAAAGGATACACTTCAGCCGTGTTCCACGGTAACTATAAAACGTTCTGGAACCGTTCTGAAATGTACCGTTCAATGGGGTATGACAAGTTCTTTGATGCAACGTATTATGATATGAGCAACCCGGAAGAACAGCTTCCATACGGATTGAAAGATAAGCCGTTCTTTGAAGATTCAATTCCGATGCTCGAGAGTTTAAAGCAGCCGTTCTATACGAAATTCCTGACGTTATCCAACCACTTCCCGTTTGACCGTCATGAGGAAGACACTGACTTCCCGACAGCGGAAACAGGTAATGGTGTAGTGGACCGTTATTTCCAAACGTCACACTACATGGATCAACAGCTTGAAGCATTTGTGAACGACTTGAAAGAAAAAGGTTTATATGACAATACGATGATTGTTCTTTACGGAGACCACTATGGTATTTCAGATAATCATAAAAAAGCGATGTCTGAAATCCTTGGCAAAGAAGTGAATGACTACGAAAGTGCTCAGCTGCAGCGTGTACCACTGTTCATCCTGAACTCTGGCGCTGAAGGTGGAGTCAACCATACGTACGGCGGACAGATTGACCTTCGCCCAACAGTTATGCACCTTCTTGGACAAGAGACGAAAGATTATCTAAGCTTTGGTCAAGACTTGTTATCTGAAGAACGCAAGCAAATTGTTCCTTTCCGTAACGGTGATGTGATTTCTGATAAGTATTCCAACATCAAAGGCGTCTGCTACGATAACGAAACAGGTAAGCCTGTTGAAGAAGATAATGAGGAAGCTAACAAAGCTTGTGAAGATATCAGTAAGGATGCCCAGAAACGCCTTGAGCTATCAGATAAGGTAGTCTATGAGGATTTACTGCGTTTCCACAAACCGGAAGGATATACGCCGATCGATCGTAAAGATTATCAGTATGTAAATCCAAATCCGAAAAGCACAGAAAATCCAGAAGCAAAACATGAAGAAAACCATGAATAA
- a CDS encoding DeoR/GlpR family DNA-binding transcription regulator — MLTEERHRIILDLLKEKEAIKIQEIAEQTNASESTIRRDLTQLEQEKFLKRVHGGAARLQGKLKELTVSEKTSKSLHEKNAIARYAASLVEEGDCIFLDAGTTTLGMIEFLPEIDIVIVTNGLTHVDSLLQKGFKTYIVGGSVKPTTKAMIGSGAIESLQKYRFDKAFLGTNGVHPQYGYTTPDPEEAQIKKTAIELSREAMVLADDTKFGEIAFSKIADLEKAIVITNGTTNDLDPAYKKQTTVKVVTT, encoded by the coding sequence ATGTTAACCGAAGAACGACACCGTATTATTTTAGACTTGCTGAAAGAGAAGGAAGCCATCAAAATCCAAGAGATTGCAGAGCAGACGAATGCCTCTGAATCAACGATCCGCCGTGATCTGACTCAGCTTGAACAAGAGAAGTTTTTAAAGAGGGTTCACGGAGGGGCGGCAAGGCTTCAAGGGAAGCTGAAGGAATTGACTGTTTCTGAAAAAACATCCAAAAGCCTTCATGAAAAAAACGCGATCGCCCGGTATGCGGCAAGCCTTGTTGAAGAAGGGGATTGCATTTTTCTGGATGCAGGAACAACGACGCTTGGCATGATCGAGTTCCTTCCTGAAATCGATATCGTGATCGTGACAAATGGTTTGACTCATGTAGATTCCCTGCTGCAGAAAGGATTCAAAACGTATATCGTGGGAGGCAGCGTGAAACCGACCACGAAGGCGATGATCGGAAGCGGAGCCATTGAATCTCTTCAAAAATACCGCTTTGATAAAGCATTTCTCGGAACGAACGGTGTCCATCCTCAATATGGATACACGACACCGGATCCAGAAGAAGCGCAAATAAAGAAAACGGCCATTGAACTTTCGAGAGAAGCGATGGTGTTAGCGGACGATACTAAATTTGGGGAAATCGCGTTCAGTAAGATTGCTGATCTTGAGAAAGCGATCGTCATCACCAATGGGACTACGAATGATCTCGACCCGGCATATAAGAAACAAACTACAGTAAAGGTTGTGACAACATGA